The nucleotide sequence AGCTGCCGATATCGATCAGCCGCTTGATGTTCTGGCTGATCTCCTTGCGGAGGTCGCCTTCGATCTTTTCCCGCTTTTCGATGATCTGGCGGATCTTGTTGATCTCGTCCTCGCTGAGGGCCTTGATCTTCTTGTTCTTGTCGATCTTGGCTTCCTCAAGGACGGCGACCGACTTGGAACGGCCAATGCCGTAGATGTAGGTCAGTCCGATCTCGATCCGCTTTTCCGGGGGTAGGTTGATGCCTGCAATACGTGCCATGGGAACCTCGTCTTATCCTTGCCTCTGTTTGTGCCTAGGGTTGGTGCAGATCACGACAATAATGCCTTTGCGCCGGATGATCTTGCAGTTCCGGCAGATCTTCTTGACCGATGCGCGTACTTTCATGGGCCCGTCCTTATTTGAATCGGTACGTGATCCGTCCCTTGGTCAGGTCGTAGGGCGAAATCTCGACCAGGACCTTGTCCCCCGGGAGGATCCGAATGAAGTGTTTTCTCATCTTGCCCGAAATATGGGCCAGGATGCGGTGCTTGTTGGCCAGCTCCACCCGGAACATGGCGTTCGGCAGGGTTTCCAGCACCGTGCCCTCGGCCTCGAAGACGTCTTCTTTAGGCATGCGCCTGCTCCTTGCCCGGCCGGGCCGGGGCCGGGGCGTCGGCCCGGCTCAGGATCACCGGCCCCTCTTCGGTCAGGGCCACCGTCTCCTCGTAGTGCGCAGCCAGGCTGCGGTCCTTGGTCACCGCAGTCCAGCCGTCGTCCTGGATCTCTATGTCCCAGTCGCCGGCGGCGATCATCGGCTCGATGGCCAGGACCAACCCGCGCCGCAGCCGCGGTCCGCGGCCGGGCACCCCGAAGTTGGGCACCTGGGGCTCCTCGTGCAGGGCGTGGCCGATGCCGTGCCCGACGAAAGAGCGGATGACCGAAAAGCCCTCGGCCTCGACATGCCGCTGCACGGCGTGGGAGATATCCGAGACCCGGCCGCCCTCAACCATCGCCTCCAGGCCCTTGCGGAAGGAGCCTTCGGCGGCCGCGATCAGCCGCTCGGCCAGGGGCGAGATGCGGCCGACCGGGTAGCTGCGGGCGGCGTCGCCGTAGAATCCGTCGTACAGGACGCCGAAGTCCAGGCTGACCAGGTCACCTTCCCGAAGAACCCGATCCGAGGGGATGCCGTGGATGATCTCCTCGTTGATCGAGATGCAAACCGAAGCCGGGTAGCCGCGATAGCCCTTGAAGGCCGGCTTGGCCCCCAGCTCGCGGGCCCGCCGCTCGGCTCGGGCATCGAGATCGGCGGTCCGGACGCCGGGGACGACGAAGCCCCGCAGCTCGTCCAGGATCATGGCCACGATCCGGCTGGCCGCCGTCATGGCCGCGATCTCCGCCTCGGTCTTGTAGACGATCATCGGGCCGCCCCTCCCCTGTCCGGCCTCAGCACCGCGTCCAGGACGGCCGCGACCCGGGGAAAGACCTCGGCCGCCGTGCCTTCGCCGTCGACCGGCCGGAAATCCGACCGCTCCCGGTAGAAGGCCTTAAGGGGCGCCGTGGCCGACTCGTAAACCTGAATCCGCTCCCGGACGACCTCAACCGCGTCGTCGGCCCGCGCCTGGAGGCCGGAACCGCACGAATCGCAGAGGTCCGCCCGCATCGGGGGCTTGCGGGTCAGGTGGTAGATTGCGCCGCAG is from Candidatus Aminicenantes bacterium and encodes:
- the rpsM gene encoding 30S ribosomal protein S13; translation: MARIAGINLPPEKRIEIGLTYIYGIGRSKSVAVLEEAKIDKNKKIKALSEDEINKIRQIIEKREKIEGDLRKEISQNIKRLIDIGSYRGMRHKRKLPVRGQRTKTNARTRKGPRGHSIKKMKPTAK
- the rpmJ gene encoding 50S ribosomal protein L36, whose amino-acid sequence is MKVRASVKKICRNCKIIRRKGIIVVICTNPRHKQRQG
- the infA gene encoding translation initiation factor IF-1; translated protein: MPKEDVFEAEGTVLETLPNAMFRVELANKHRILAHISGKMRKHFIRILPGDKVLVEISPYDLTKGRITYRFK
- the map gene encoding type I methionyl aminopeptidase, producing MIVYKTEAEIAAMTAASRIVAMILDELRGFVVPGVRTADLDARAERRARELGAKPAFKGYRGYPASVCISINEEIIHGIPSDRVLREGDLVSLDFGVLYDGFYGDAARSYPVGRISPLAERLIAAAEGSFRKGLEAMVEGGRVSDISHAVQRHVEAEGFSVIRSFVGHGIGHALHEEPQVPNFGVPGRGPRLRRGLVLAIEPMIAAGDWDIEIQDDGWTAVTKDRSLAAHYEETVALTEEGPVILSRADAPAPARPGKEQAHA